A section of the Chryseobacterium ginsenosidimutans genome encodes:
- the mobC gene encoding conjugal transfer protein MobC encodes MQGEDDLKGLAKIMAFMRAVSIMLVLMHVYWFCYGLLREYGWTLELINKILHNFNGTAGLFTHAIYTKLFAVLLLALSCLGTKGVKNEKITRRKITIILLTGSILFFFNAPFLQFKTYLATALYIFSTSIGYILLMQAGVWMSRLLKNNLMDDVFNSENESFQQETKLLYNEYSVNLPTKFYYRGHWHHGWINVVNPFRATIVLGTPGSGKSYAVVNNYIRQHIEKGFSMYIYDFKFDDLSNIAYNHLLKHSDKYKVKPKFFVVNFDDPRKSHRCNPLNPDFMTDISDAYEAAYTIMLNLNRSWIQKQGDFFVESPIILLAAIIWFLKIYENGKYCTFPHAIELLNKKYEDVFTILTSYSELENYLSPFMDAWQGGAQDQLQGQIASAKIPLSRMISPQLYWVMTGDDFSLDINNPNEPKILCVGNNPDRQNIYSAALGLYNSRIVKLINKKGQLKSSVIIDELPTIYFRGLDNLIATARSNKVAVCLGFQDFSQLTRDYGDKESKVIQNTVGNIFSGQVVGETAKSLSERFGKVLQKRQSISINRNDTSTSISTQLDSLIPASKISTLTQGFFVGAVSDNFDERIEQKIFHSEIVVDATKLSADEKDYQKIPQIRSFVDEQGNDRMREEIEDNYKNIKADIRSIIEKEMDRISNDPDLKHLINKG; translated from the coding sequence ATGCAGGGTGAAGACGATCTTAAGGGGCTTGCCAAAATAATGGCATTTATGAGGGCAGTAAGTATCATGCTAGTACTGATGCATGTATATTGGTTTTGCTATGGTCTGTTGAGAGAATATGGATGGACATTGGAGCTGATCAATAAGATACTGCACAATTTCAATGGAACCGCAGGACTGTTCACTCATGCTATTTATACGAAGTTATTCGCAGTACTATTACTAGCGTTGAGTTGTCTTGGTACAAAAGGTGTGAAAAATGAAAAAATTACCCGGCGAAAGATAACCATCATCCTTTTAACAGGCTCTATACTATTTTTTTTCAATGCGCCCTTCTTACAATTCAAAACTTATCTTGCCACAGCGTTATACATATTCTCGACTAGTATCGGGTATATACTCTTAATGCAGGCTGGCGTCTGGATGAGCCGTCTGCTGAAAAATAATTTGATGGATGATGTCTTCAACAGTGAAAACGAAAGCTTTCAGCAGGAGACCAAATTGCTTTACAACGAATACTCAGTCAACCTGCCCACTAAATTCTATTATCGAGGACACTGGCATCACGGATGGATCAATGTGGTCAATCCTTTCAGGGCTACCATCGTGCTGGGCACCCCAGGTTCAGGAAAGTCTTATGCAGTGGTCAATAATTATATCAGACAGCATATTGAAAAGGGATTCTCGATGTATATCTACGATTTTAAGTTCGATGACCTTTCCAACATTGCGTATAATCATCTGCTGAAGCACAGTGACAAGTACAAAGTAAAGCCAAAATTTTTTGTCGTCAACTTTGATGATCCAAGAAAAAGCCACCGGTGCAATCCGTTGAATCCGGATTTTATGACGGACATCTCTGATGCCTACGAAGCCGCTTACACCATTATGCTGAATCTGAACAGAAGCTGGATCCAAAAGCAGGGCGATTTTTTCGTGGAAAGCCCGATTATCCTCTTGGCTGCGATTATTTGGTTTTTGAAAATATATGAGAATGGTAAGTATTGTACCTTTCCCCACGCCATTGAACTGCTGAATAAAAAATATGAGGATGTATTTACGATCCTGACTTCCTACTCTGAATTGGAGAACTACCTCTCCCCTTTTATGGATGCCTGGCAGGGCGGCGCACAGGACCAATTGCAGGGGCAGATTGCCTCAGCAAAGATCCCTTTATCACGTATGATCTCTCCTCAACTTTATTGGGTAATGACTGGGGATGACTTTTCACTGGATATTAACAACCCGAATGAACCGAAGATATTATGCGTAGGCAATAATCCTGACCGCCAGAACATCTACTCCGCTGCTTTGGGACTTTATAACTCCAGAATTGTTAAACTGATCAATAAGAAAGGACAGCTTAAAAGCTCAGTGATTATTGACGAGCTGCCCACCATTTATTTCAGAGGATTGGACAACTTAATTGCAACGGCAAGGAGCAACAAGGTCGCAGTCTGTTTAGGGTTTCAGGATTTCTCCCAGCTGACAAGGGACTATGGGGATAAGGAAAGCAAGGTCATCCAAAATACCGTAGGCAATATTTTCAGCGGACAGGTGGTGGGAGAAACCGCTAAATCATTGTCAGAGAGATTTGGTAAGGTCTTGCAGAAAAGACAAAGCATATCCATCAATAGAAATGACACTTCAACATCCATTTCAACGCAGTTGGACAGCCTTATTCCAGCCTCTAAGATCTCAACATTGACACAGGGATTCTTCGTCGGTGCGGTTTCCGACAATTTTGATGAACGAATTGAACAGAAAATATTCCATTCGGAGATCGTTGTTGACGCCACAAAACTTTCTGCAGATGAAAAGGATTATCAAAAAATACCTCAGATCCGCTCATTTGTTGATGAGCAGGGAAACGACCGTATGCGGGAAGAGATTGAAGACAACTACAAGAATATCAAAGCTGATATCCGCAGCATCATTGAAAAGGAAATGGACAGAATTTCAAATGATCCTGATCTCAAACATCTGATCAATAAAGGCTAG
- a CDS encoding RteC domain-containing protein, whose amino-acid sequence MYDDNQDMVKVAENSLLLIDQAIRKVKDMVSTHHFENMAEEVYFFKKLKPQFISKFIYYSTILEIESQKPNAGNKALKKYYESEQEKLNNFYLEQAEFYSYYRREATYLDHKIFVRNSYDLKMKLSFGFYNFDTNFTTSHDHMIARFIATRQIDEFLKRQLENLGKNTNGKTLSPLVWSASKVGLIELVYALYQMRCFNGGNIELSEVIRFVEKSLNTDLGNFHKTIFEIRNRKQGPTKFLHLVSDHLTQHFLNTEGE is encoded by the coding sequence GTGTACGATGATAACCAGGATATGGTGAAAGTGGCAGAGAACTCATTACTACTGATCGATCAGGCCATCAGAAAGGTAAAGGATATGGTCTCCACCCATCATTTTGAGAATATGGCCGAAGAGGTATACTTCTTTAAAAAACTAAAGCCGCAATTTATTTCAAAATTCATCTATTATTCAACAATTCTGGAAATCGAATCCCAAAAACCCAATGCCGGGAACAAGGCTTTGAAAAAATACTACGAGTCAGAACAGGAGAAGCTTAATAATTTTTATTTGGAGCAGGCAGAGTTTTACAGTTATTACCGGCGAGAGGCGACCTATCTCGACCATAAGATATTTGTCAGAAATTCTTACGATCTAAAAATGAAGTTATCGTTCGGTTTTTACAATTTTGATACCAATTTTACCACTTCTCACGATCATATGATTGCTAGATTCATTGCTACCCGGCAAATCGACGAGTTCCTAAAAAGACAGCTTGAAAACTTAGGTAAAAACACCAATGGAAAAACCCTATCACCATTGGTCTGGTCTGCATCCAAGGTTGGTCTGATCGAACTGGTCTATGCCCTGTATCAAATGCGGTGTTTCAATGGAGGCAATATTGAGCTCAGCGAAGTCATCAGGTTTGTGGAAAAATCTCTGAACACCGATCTGGGAAATTTTCACAAGACAATATTTGAGATCCGTAACCGGAAGCAAGGTCCGACAAAGTTCCTGCATTTGGTCAGTGATCATCTCACTCAGCACTTTTTGAATACTGAAGGGGAGTGA
- a CDS encoding helix-turn-helix domain-containing protein: MKKLISFLFLFSAFSHLLFSQQKKAGTFSDIRKNYEKMAIDDMDAMPYVKKYIQKAKRENNLPKLIQGYRDGRQFDHRNKIRYADSAIAVSLKYGTNDDISKDHLSKGIIYYFYQKKYKLALDQYLKAYAYSKGSADQYHYHKVLYHLGIVKEHLGYYDEALEHFQHCVTFYQLQSNQNLHINEQFNYKKAYFNSLHQMTVINRYLKNFTKSDSLRQLGYKLTLKDDDFSLENSYFLKCIGISKFHKKEYTVAKKDLESALPVIVKRNDFAWASVIYYYLGKISQAQHDIDRAIHYYSEIDSIFKKYEYIVPEVYGSYNYLIEYYRNNNVNKQLYYTNQLLKADSLITKDYPYLSSKLHQDYDRKTLIEQKDDMEKANKRKMRFAKLLILSGAIVLVFFVIRYVQDSKIKKQYDLLQKRISEGTYHVSDIIQDEAAEYTARKTFLTPEMTLEIREKLAKFEQELQFKKKGLTQKSIARKLGTNSHYLSVYINENKGMNFNKYMAELRINYITHLLNTNNKYLNYRIEALAEECGIAARQNFSNLFFEINGIRPTDYIKKRKEELGIS; this comes from the coding sequence ATGAAAAAGTTAATTTCCTTTCTCTTCCTATTTTCTGCATTTTCACATCTGTTATTTTCCCAGCAAAAAAAAGCCGGGACATTCAGTGATATCAGAAAAAACTATGAAAAAATGGCCATTGATGACATGGATGCCATGCCTTATGTGAAAAAATACATACAGAAGGCGAAAAGGGAAAATAACCTTCCTAAATTAATTCAGGGGTATCGGGACGGGAGACAGTTCGATCACCGGAATAAGATCAGGTATGCGGACAGTGCGATAGCGGTCAGTTTAAAATACGGAACCAATGACGACATCAGCAAAGATCATTTAAGCAAGGGAATCATCTACTATTTCTATCAGAAGAAATATAAACTGGCTTTGGACCAATACCTGAAAGCCTATGCATATTCAAAAGGATCAGCAGATCAATACCATTATCATAAAGTCCTTTACCATCTGGGCATTGTCAAAGAACATTTGGGTTACTATGACGAAGCCCTGGAACACTTTCAGCACTGCGTTACTTTTTACCAGTTACAATCAAATCAGAACCTTCATATCAATGAGCAGTTCAATTATAAGAAAGCGTATTTCAATAGCCTTCACCAAATGACGGTCATCAACAGATATCTTAAGAACTTTACCAAAAGCGACAGCCTTAGACAGTTGGGATATAAACTAACATTAAAAGATGATGATTTTTCGCTTGAAAACAGCTATTTTCTGAAATGTATAGGGATTTCAAAATTTCATAAGAAAGAGTATACCGTGGCAAAGAAAGACCTGGAGAGCGCATTGCCTGTTATTGTAAAGCGGAATGATTTCGCATGGGCCTCCGTGATCTACTATTATCTGGGTAAAATCTCACAAGCGCAACATGATATTGACCGGGCAATCCATTATTACAGTGAAATCGACAGCATCTTTAAAAAGTACGAATATATAGTGCCTGAGGTTTACGGGAGCTATAATTATCTTATTGAGTATTATAGGAACAACAATGTGAATAAACAGCTTTATTATACCAATCAACTGCTCAAAGCTGACAGTCTGATCACCAAAGATTATCCATACCTTTCTTCAAAGCTTCATCAGGATTACGACCGCAAAACATTGATCGAGCAAAAGGATGATATGGAAAAAGCCAACAAAAGAAAGATGAGGTTCGCAAAGCTTCTCATATTGTCAGGAGCAATCGTCCTTGTTTTTTTTGTCATACGCTACGTTCAAGACAGCAAAATAAAGAAACAGTACGACCTGCTTCAAAAAAGAATATCAGAAGGAACGTATCATGTCAGTGATATTATACAAGATGAAGCTGCCGAATACACCGCAAGGAAAACTTTTTTGACACCGGAAATGACCTTGGAAATACGGGAAAAGCTTGCAAAGTTTGAGCAGGAACTACAATTCAAAAAGAAAGGTCTTACCCAGAAGAGTATTGCCCGCAAGCTGGGTACAAATTCCCACTATTTGTCGGTATATATTAACGAAAATAAAGGGATGAACTTTAATAAGTATATGGCTGAACTGAGAATCAATTACATTACCCATCTGCTCAATACCAATAACAAATACCTCAATTACAGGATTGAAGCGTTGGCGGAGGAATGCGGTATAGCAGCCCGTCAAAACTTCTCGAACCTGTTCTTTGAGATCAATGGAATACGACCTACGGATTACATCAAAAAGCGCAAAGAGGAATTGGGGATCAGCTGA
- a CDS encoding alpha/beta hydrolase produces MKSIIIFISIIFFSNNLVFSQTSERKFVSINKKKIAYKTFGLENRKDNEPVVVFEAGLGSGGGGYGGLLSFVQKRFAGIVYDRNGIADSEVDTSLKTDADVIKRLHDLLTELEIKPPYLLVGHSIGGPFIRLYASIYPNDVCGLFFIDPTDFMLTQAEDDKVKLNTLSKTGYRELFIKNYDYILKDTSISNGFRFEVEREKNESTPVFFKRYTSLSVLKDIPVTIMISYNKHIEDYEIEMNKNLNLGINLISWWKELDYLRIDHYAEMIKNNQHSRLILLPLYSHGIHQQDPKIVAEALIETYENCLSSTKNR; encoded by the coding sequence ATGAAATCAATAATAATTTTCATATCCATAATTTTCTTTTCAAATAACTTAGTCTTTTCGCAAACGTCTGAAAGAAAATTTGTATCAATTAACAAAAAAAAAATTGCATATAAAACTTTCGGTCTTGAAAATAGAAAAGACAATGAGCCAGTTGTAGTTTTTGAAGCAGGGCTTGGCTCTGGCGGCGGCGGTTATGGTGGTTTACTTTCATTCGTTCAAAAAAGATTTGCAGGTATTGTTTATGATAGAAACGGAATTGCAGACTCTGAAGTCGATACTTCCCTAAAAACTGATGCAGACGTAATAAAAAGACTTCACGATTTATTAACAGAATTAGAAATTAAGCCGCCTTATTTATTGGTAGGTCATTCCATTGGTGGACCTTTTATTCGTTTATATGCCTCAATTTATCCGAATGATGTCTGCGGTTTGTTCTTCATAGATCCAACAGATTTTATGCTAACGCAGGCAGAAGATGATAAAGTGAAATTAAATACTTTGAGCAAGACGGGTTACAGAGAACTATTTATAAAAAACTACGATTATATACTAAAAGACACTTCAATCTCAAATGGATTCAGATTTGAAGTTGAAAGGGAAAAGAATGAAAGCACACCTGTATTCTTTAAAAGATACACATCTTTATCAGTACTCAAAGATATTCCCGTAACAATAATGATTTCTTATAATAAGCATATAGAAGATTATGAAATAGAAATGAATAAAAATTTGAACTTGGGTATCAATCTAATTTCTTGGTGGAAAGAATTAGATTATCTTAGAATTGATCATTATGCGGAAATGATAAAGAATAACCAACACAGTAGATTGATTTTATTGCCACTTTACAGTCACGGAATCCATCAACAAGATCCAAAAATTGTAGCAGAGGCATTAATTGAAACATATGAAAATTGTCTATCTTCAACTAAAAATAGGTAA
- a CDS encoding helix-turn-helix domain-containing protein: MQILPALELSGFIKHYLFVETKTETTKKLRLFSDGNMGLVFSFKNKMIKQFSLLNIPAYLPDSFVYGQIKSYRDLYCNGETSLMIVVFHSYGLHALLGMSSTELIDGIVETENLFGSAATSLFDKLASHDKLDERIIILDNFFRSVLKKRPLLLQASVTASIQFILENKGITSVKQLTDLTGCNERKLERIFMEHLGIGPKKFTNIVKLHIFLKYLKTKFETSSLTTISYEAGYYDQPHLIREFKKYTGLTPSQYLKHANLLAVNFLELT, translated from the coding sequence ATGCAAATCTTACCCGCTTTAGAATTATCAGGTTTCATTAAACACTATCTTTTCGTTGAAACCAAAACCGAGACTACAAAAAAACTTCGCCTGTTTTCTGATGGAAATATGGGGCTTGTATTTTCTTTTAAAAATAAAATGATCAAACAATTCTCGCTGTTGAATATACCAGCGTATTTACCAGATTCTTTTGTTTACGGACAAATTAAATCCTATCGTGATTTGTATTGTAACGGAGAAACTTCTTTAATGATCGTTGTTTTTCATTCTTATGGCCTCCATGCTTTGCTGGGTATGTCTTCAACTGAATTAATCGATGGGATTGTAGAGACCGAAAATCTGTTCGGATCAGCCGCCACATCACTTTTTGACAAGCTTGCAAGTCACGATAAACTTGATGAAAGGATAATAATTTTGGACAATTTCTTTAGATCCGTTCTGAAAAAGCGTCCGCTGCTGTTGCAAGCATCCGTTACAGCATCCATCCAGTTCATATTAGAAAACAAGGGTATAACCTCGGTTAAACAACTGACTGATCTTACTGGTTGTAATGAAAGAAAGCTCGAGCGTATTTTTATGGAGCATTTGGGCATCGGTCCCAAGAAATTCACTAACATTGTAAAACTTCATATCTTCCTTAAATATCTGAAGACAAAGTTTGAAACAAGCAGCCTAACTACAATTAGTTACGAAGCTGGTTATTATGATCAGCCCCATCTAATCAGGGAATTTAAAAAGTATACCGGCCTTACACCCAGCCAATATTTAAAACACGCAAATCTCCTTGCCGTTAATTTTCTTGAACTGACATAG
- a CDS encoding nitrilase family protein translates to MEKIKISTAQFEHKSGDKSYNLSIIEKLAGKAAKEGAQVIAFHECSITGYTFARKLSKGQMLDLAEIIPGGESIVKLKEIAEKFNITILAGLFEKDIEGNLFKAYVCVDKHGLVSKYRKLHPFINPYLTPGNEYCVFELHGWKCGILICYDNNIIENVRATALLGADIIFMPHVTMCTPSTRPGAGFVDAKLWENRETDPTSLRLEFDGVKGRDWLMKWLPARAYDNGVYVVFSNPIGMDDDQLKNGCSMIIDPFGDILAECRSFDDSFTSAVFNSEKLVRAGGYRYRKARRPELYRAIIGQEHQSDQHVIWLNDKKEQLRFHIGED, encoded by the coding sequence ATGGAGAAGATCAAGATTTCAACTGCACAGTTTGAGCACAAAAGTGGTGACAAATCCTATAATTTATCAATAATTGAAAAACTGGCCGGTAAAGCCGCCAAAGAAGGTGCCCAGGTAATTGCCTTTCATGAATGCTCAATTACGGGTTACACCTTCGCAAGAAAGTTAAGCAAAGGGCAAATGCTTGACCTTGCTGAAATTATTCCCGGGGGAGAAAGCATCGTTAAACTGAAAGAAATAGCAGAAAAATTCAACATCACCATATTAGCCGGACTATTTGAGAAAGATATTGAGGGGAATTTATTTAAGGCTTATGTTTGTGTGGATAAACATGGGTTAGTTAGTAAATACAGAAAGCTTCATCCTTTTATAAACCCGTATTTGACACCGGGAAATGAATACTGCGTTTTCGAATTACATGGCTGGAAATGCGGCATCCTGATTTGTTATGATAACAACATTATCGAAAATGTAAGGGCTACAGCCCTTTTGGGTGCTGATATAATCTTTATGCCTCATGTTACGATGTGTACACCATCAACCAGACCTGGAGCAGGTTTTGTAGATGCTAAACTTTGGGAAAATCGCGAAACCGATCCGACATCATTAAGATTGGAATTTGATGGCGTGAAAGGCAGAGACTGGCTTATGAAATGGCTTCCTGCACGGGCCTATGATAATGGTGTTTATGTTGTTTTTTCTAACCCCATTGGCATGGACGATGATCAATTAAAAAACGGTTGTTCAATGATTATTGATCCATTTGGCGATATTCTTGCAGAGTGCCGCTCTTTTGATGATTCGTTTACAAGTGCAGTATTCAACAGCGAAAAACTTGTCCGGGCCGGAGGATACCGCTATAGAAAAGCAAGACGCCCCGAATTATATCGCGCTATTATCGGCCAGGAACATCAGTCAGACCAACACGTTATATGGCTCAACGATAAAAAAGAACAGCTTAGGTTCCACATAGGAGAAGACTGA
- a CDS encoding aspartate/glutamate racemase family protein, whose protein sequence is MKKIGLVGGISWTSTLDYYKLINEYTNEKLGGLHSAEIIIYSIDFDVFENLLIAYDWEELEKYFSKIVQNLINAGAEIIMLGANTAHIIADKIIENFPQVEFIHIANATGEKIISQNIKKVGLLGTKYTMELDFYKNRLNDMGIHVVVPTSKKIRDYIDYTLGHELGKGIFKQETKEEYIRIINQLIEEENVEGIILGCTEIPLIISEEDLKVPSFNTTKIHSQIAVERAVK, encoded by the coding sequence ATGAAGAAAATAGGATTGGTTGGAGGAATAAGTTGGACTTCTACTCTTGATTATTACAAACTCATCAACGAGTATACAAATGAAAAACTTGGAGGATTACATTCTGCCGAAATTATAATTTACTCAATAGATTTTGATGTATTTGAAAATCTACTGATAGCATATGATTGGGAGGAGCTCGAAAAATATTTTTCGAAGATCGTCCAGAATCTGATTAATGCCGGAGCCGAAATCATTATGCTGGGAGCCAATACAGCTCACATTATTGCAGATAAGATAATAGAAAATTTTCCGCAGGTAGAATTCATACATATAGCTAATGCAACAGGGGAAAAAATAATAAGTCAAAATATAAAAAAAGTTGGGCTTTTAGGAACTAAATACACAATGGAACTGGATTTTTACAAAAACAGGCTCAATGATATGGGAATACATGTAGTCGTTCCTACATCAAAAAAAATCAGAGATTATATAGACTACACCTTAGGACACGAACTTGGAAAAGGTATTTTCAAGCAAGAAACAAAAGAAGAATATATAAGAATAATTAATCAACTGATAGAAGAAGAAAATGTTGAAGGAATTATTTTAGGATGTACGGAAATTCCCTTAATAATTAGTGAAGAAGATTTAAAAGTTCCGTCATTTAACACCACGAAAATTCATTCACAAATAGCTGTTGAAAGAGCTGTGAAATAA
- a CDS encoding aspartate/glutamate racemase family protein: protein MKKIGLVGGISWVSTMDYYKFINDGVNVRLGGLNFAECIIYSLNFGDIQEKTWVNSYELLLSACESLKNAGAESIVLCANTAHLFADRLQDTIRLPIIHIVEETAKAVKKAGIKKVGLLGTKFTMEMNFYRDRLEKYGLDVLIPEKQETRDYIQRTLKEELGIGFINPETKTNYISIIKELVRCGAECIILGCTEIPMLISQDDINIPVFDTTKIHSQAIVDYIVS, encoded by the coding sequence ATGAAAAAAATTGGATTAGTCGGTGGTATAAGCTGGGTGTCAACAATGGACTACTATAAATTCATCAACGATGGAGTAAATGTCAGACTTGGTGGACTGAATTTCGCAGAATGCATCATTTACTCGCTGAATTTCGGAGACATCCAAGAGAAAACATGGGTTAATTCTTATGAATTATTGTTAAGTGCTTGTGAAAGTCTAAAAAATGCCGGAGCGGAAAGTATTGTTTTATGCGCAAATACAGCTCATCTTTTTGCGGATAGACTTCAGGATACTATCCGATTGCCTATCATTCACATTGTTGAAGAAACGGCAAAAGCTGTTAAGAAAGCAGGCATCAAAAAAGTAGGCCTATTGGGTACAAAATTCACAATGGAAATGAACTTTTACAGGGACAGACTAGAAAAGTATGGTCTTGATGTTCTGATACCTGAAAAACAAGAAACCAGAGACTATATTCAACGAACCTTAAAAGAAGAATTAGGAATTGGTTTTATCAATCCGGAAACGAAGACCAATTACATCTCTATTATAAAAGAACTCGTACGCTGCGGAGCTGAATGTATTATTTTAGGTTGCACAGAAATACCTATGCTGATCAGCCAGGACGACATTAATATCCCTGTTTTTGACACAACAAAGATACATTCCCAAGCAATTGTTGATTATATAGTTTCCTAA
- a CDS encoding DUF2000 family protein — MFATKNEEGNIGEIAKHADQALNLAGIIIYGENKKVDKAIDKLKFHS; from the coding sequence TTGTTTGCTACTAAAAATGAAGAAGGCAATATCGGCGAAATAGCAAAGCATGCCGATCAGGCGTTAAACCTCGCGGGAATTATTATATACGGGGAGAACAAAAAAGTTGATAAAGCGATTGATAAGCTGAAATTCCACTCATAA
- a CDS encoding cold-shock protein — MQQGTVKFFNDAKGFGFITPSTGGQDVFVHTSGLVDNIRENDVVTFDLQNGNKGVNAVNVKIA; from the coding sequence ATGCAACAAGGAACAGTAAAATTCTTTAACGATGCCAAAGGATTTGGTTTTATTACTCCATCAACAGGTGGTCAGGACGTTTTCGTACATACTTCAGGATTAGTAGATAATATTCGTGAAAATGATGTCGTAACATTCGATTTACAAAATGGAAACAAAGGTGTTAACGCAGTTAACGTTAAAATAGCTTAA
- a CDS encoding nuclear transport factor 2 family protein: protein MKNSDQPDLKSLAIKLENERGLLMVNAEISALQDMLSPELYYGHSGGYFDTKESFLNKLTDGTYDYHNIHTVVNEVVPIGEIGFSVHGEVQIVVTINGKHLDMYSIYMAVYRKEDGLWKFLAHQTALKKEN, encoded by the coding sequence ATGAAAAATTCTGATCAACCTGATTTAAAATCATTAGCCATTAAATTAGAGAACGAAAGAGGACTGTTGATGGTGAATGCAGAAATTTCCGCCTTGCAGGATATGCTTTCGCCCGAACTCTATTACGGACATTCCGGTGGATATTTTGATACTAAAGAATCCTTTTTGAATAAGCTAACGGATGGCACTTATGACTATCATAACATACATACCGTAGTTAATGAAGTTGTTCCTATTGGTGAAATTGGGTTTTCTGTTCACGGCGAGGTGCAGATAGTAGTAACTATTAATGGAAAGCACTTGGACATGTATTCTATTTACATGGCTGTCTACAGAAAAGAGGATGGTCTTTGGAAATTCCTTGCCCATCAGACTGCATTAAAAAAAGAAAACTAA
- a CDS encoding alpha/beta hydrolase, whose protein sequence is MENTITITKDIVYKDDLKLDIYSGKNTKGAIIDIHGGGWFHGDKMKDEDLATRLAQEGYFVIVPNYRLTPKGTFPAGREDILASLEWLKKSDYVFDRDKIAAWGTSAGGNISVEVALITGIPAISWSGIIDLEGFILDTDGKASEKKDDLDFANISSASINQGGRNDAFLRWCIYSLIGNDRSLLKEATPLTRVSPKSGPIYMANSMNEFVPADGALKLQRTLLDVGVPTTVQLVTGTLHAKGYMADVIDASLSFLDTFLNNRSIK, encoded by the coding sequence ATGGAAAATACCATCACAATTACAAAAGATATTGTTTACAAAGACGATCTTAAATTAGACATATACAGCGGTAAAAATACAAAAGGAGCCATTATAGATATTCACGGCGGCGGATGGTTTCACGGCGACAAAATGAAAGACGAAGATCTCGCCACCCGATTGGCACAGGAGGGATATTTTGTAATTGTACCTAATTACAGACTTACGCCTAAAGGAACATTTCCAGCGGGAAGAGAAGATATCCTGGCATCGCTGGAATGGCTGAAAAAATCGGACTATGTTTTCGACCGTGATAAAATCGCAGCGTGGGGAACCTCTGCGGGAGGTAATATTTCTGTTGAAGTTGCACTTATTACAGGCATTCCCGCTATCAGCTGGTCTGGCATAATAGATCTGGAAGGATTTATTTTGGATACTGATGGCAAAGCATCAGAAAAAAAAGACGACCTCGATTTTGCAAATATATCAAGTGCAAGCATCAATCAGGGCGGACGCAACGACGCATTTTTAAGATGGTGTATCTATTCCTTAATAGGTAACGACAGGAGCCTACTGAAAGAAGCAACGCCATTAACCCGGGTAAGTCCTAAAAGTGGTCCAATTTATATGGCAAATTCTATGAATGAATTTGTACCTGCCGACGGTGCGCTTAAATTGCAGCGTACCTTGTTAGATGTTGGCGTGCCTACCACCGTTCAGCTTGTCACAGGAACTTTGCATGCTAAGGGATATATGGCTGATGTTATAGATGCTTCGCTTAGCTTCTTAGATACTTTTTTGAATAATCGCTCCATTAAGTAA